From Montipora foliosa isolate CH-2021 chromosome 6, ASM3666993v2, whole genome shotgun sequence, a single genomic window includes:
- the LOC138006545 gene encoding NK1 transcription factor-related protein 1-like isoform X2 produces the protein MDALRSRGSPSSHSEDFQGLSAAEDESIQEARHAVTSFSVKDILDPHKFNAPKRRTSESDSETESFDKEDAKNDPPWHSFMATSRLNRAHKSNETEKFTEKEKFAEESSILQENDETKSTTASKSKRKRTASERSKEGKPRRARTAFTYEQLVALENKFKSTRYLSVCERLNLALSLSLTETQVKIWFQNRRTKWKKQNPGVDVTAPPRPTSLPHAPSMTGYGSGILCTSQCPATQIHHFSHYPNPATAHALPCIIRPHPTYGHL, from the exons ATGGATGCACTTAG GAGTCGAGGTAGTCCAAGCAGTCATTCAGAGGACTTTCAAGGTCTTTCCGCCGCTGAAGACGAATCTATACAAGAGGCGCGACATGCCGTAACTTCTTTTAGTGTCAAAGATATTTTGGATCCACACAAGTTTAACGCTCCCAAGAGGCGGACAAGCGAAAGCGACTCAGAAACTGAAAGTTTCGACAAAGAAGATGCCAAAAATGATCCCCCTTGGCATTCATTTATGGCGACATCTCGACTCAACCGGGCACATAAATCAAATG AAACTGAGAAGTTTACGGAAAAAGAGAAGTTCGCAGAGGAATCATCCATTCTCCAGGAAAACGATGAAACTAAATCAACAACGGCTTCGAAATCAAAAAGAAAGCGAACCGCCTCGGAACGCTCAAAGGAAGGAAAACCAAGAAGGGCAAGAACCGCTTTCACGTACGAACAACTCGTTGCTTTAGAAAACAAGTTTAAGAGCACGAGATACCTATCTGTTTGTGAAAGACTAAACTTAGCGCTCTCATTGAGCCTGACAGAAACGCAAGTGAAAATTTGGTTCCAAAACCGACGCACAAAGTGGAAGAAACAGAATCCTGGTGTGGATGTTACTGCTCCACCACGACCTACTTCTTTGCCGCACGCGCCTTCAATGACAGGATATGGAAGTGGAATTTTATGTACATCGCAATGTCCGGCCACGCAGATTCACCACTTCTCTCACTATCCAAACCCCGCCACTGCCCACGCTTTACCGTGTATTATCAGACCGCATCCAACATACGGACATTTGTAA
- the LOC138006545 gene encoding NK1 transcription factor-related protein 1-like isoform X1 has translation MYIRPYSVQQYRSEGQCARSLFGQRSRGSPSSHSEDFQGLSAAEDESIQEARHAVTSFSVKDILDPHKFNAPKRRTSESDSETESFDKEDAKNDPPWHSFMATSRLNRAHKSNETEKFTEKEKFAEESSILQENDETKSTTASKSKRKRTASERSKEGKPRRARTAFTYEQLVALENKFKSTRYLSVCERLNLALSLSLTETQVKIWFQNRRTKWKKQNPGVDVTAPPRPTSLPHAPSMTGYGSGILCTSQCPATQIHHFSHYPNPATAHALPCIIRPHPTYGHL, from the exons GAGTCGAGGTAGTCCAAGCAGTCATTCAGAGGACTTTCAAGGTCTTTCCGCCGCTGAAGACGAATCTATACAAGAGGCGCGACATGCCGTAACTTCTTTTAGTGTCAAAGATATTTTGGATCCACACAAGTTTAACGCTCCCAAGAGGCGGACAAGCGAAAGCGACTCAGAAACTGAAAGTTTCGACAAAGAAGATGCCAAAAATGATCCCCCTTGGCATTCATTTATGGCGACATCTCGACTCAACCGGGCACATAAATCAAATG AAACTGAGAAGTTTACGGAAAAAGAGAAGTTCGCAGAGGAATCATCCATTCTCCAGGAAAACGATGAAACTAAATCAACAACGGCTTCGAAATCAAAAAGAAAGCGAACCGCCTCGGAACGCTCAAAGGAAGGAAAACCAAGAAGGGCAAGAACCGCTTTCACGTACGAACAACTCGTTGCTTTAGAAAACAAGTTTAAGAGCACGAGATACCTATCTGTTTGTGAAAGACTAAACTTAGCGCTCTCATTGAGCCTGACAGAAACGCAAGTGAAAATTTGGTTCCAAAACCGACGCACAAAGTGGAAGAAACAGAATCCTGGTGTGGATGTTACTGCTCCACCACGACCTACTTCTTTGCCGCACGCGCCTTCAATGACAGGATATGGAAGTGGAATTTTATGTACATCGCAATGTCCGGCCACGCAGATTCACCACTTCTCTCACTATCCAAACCCCGCCACTGCCCACGCTTTACCGTGTATTATCAGACCGCATCCAACATACGGACATTTGTAA
- the LOC138006546 gene encoding uncharacterized protein encodes MGKKLVNQKPIIMPFVTERFDIEKYAHVDALMANFQGVFMADCADEKEAFDLIMERLKNVVPPKDEGQAPKPVPKPAKLSETESKQLSIVTKSLNTKGPQTLPSGKWQGFFVDKRALQGHESGSKWLIDVLSLFTIEIHLLELGEMRLDSSVLQMDMYLVRGCLRYNMASLSLSLSLSLSLYIYI; translated from the exons GGAAAAAAACTGGTGAACCAGAAGCCCATCATTATGCCCTTTGTTACGGAACGTTTCGATATTGAAAAGTACGCCCATGTGGATGCTTTGATGGCCAATTTCCAAGGAGTATTCATGGCCGAT TGTGCAGACGAAAAAGAAGCCTTCGACTTGATAATGGAGAGGTTGAAGAACGTTGTACCGCCAAAGGATGAAGGTCAAGCTCCCAAACCGGTACCAAAACCAGCTAAGCTCTCAGAAACTGAATCCAAACAACTGTCCATTGTTACGAAATCACTGAATACAAAAGGTCCACAAACATTACCATCAG GCAAATGGCAAGGATTCTTCGTCGACAAGCGTGCGCTTCAAGGACACGAATCAGGAAGTAAATGGCTCATTGACGTATTATCACTTTTTACGATAGAAATACATTTACTGGAACTGGGAGAGATGAGGTTAGACTCTTCAGTTTTACAAATGGATATGTATCTGGTACGAGGATGTTTGAGATATAACATggcctctctctctctctctctctctctctctctctctctgtatatatatatatag